CCGCACTTCGAGGCCGAGCGCGGCGCGCCGCACGCTCCATCCGGAGTGGCGCGTGGTCCGAGCCAGGCGCGGCGTGCGCGCAACTGGCGCCAGCTTCTTCAGCGACGCGAAGGCGTAGCGGTCAGCGAACATAAGAGTCATCCCAACTGAGAATGGCGAACGGGACCGCCGGCGCTTCGCTCGAGACCGGCTGCCCGCTCGCGTTCACCAGCCGTCCGAACTGGTCGCGGTGCGTCGCCGGCTGAAAACCGCCCACCTGCACGACGGCGCGGACGCGCGACGTGATGCCGCTGGGCGTCACACCGGCAGCAATCAGCGAGTAGCGGCCGCTGCTGGAAGTGCTCAGATAGTTCATCGTGTCGGTCGAGAGCAGCACCGGATTGTCGTGCACGAAGTCGCTGACCGCGGCGTAAGGCTTCCGCTCGCGTCCCGCGATGATGAGCCGCGCGGTGGCGGGATCCATCGCGGGAATCGCCATCAGCACCGCATACGGCGCGTAATTGATGTTCACCGCCGCGGCGTGCGAGTGCACGGTCAGGCAATCCACCAGGCCGGGCCGGCGAGTGACTTCGCCTTGGTCACTGACCGCGTAGCCTCCATAGAAAAGCTCAGGCGTTACGCCGCGCGCCAGGAGCAGCTCTTCGACCGAACGGAAATCGGCGTTGGCCGGGTGATAAGGCTCGCCAAGATTGCTGTAGTAGCCGTCTTCGGCGCCGCCGGGGCGCGTGTCGGAGTCGGCATCGCGCCAATCTTCGATCGCGGCAGCCAGGTCATGCGCCTGCTGGAATTGCAGTCCGAGATTCATGAACAGGCGCTCGAGGACTTCAGGCGGCGTTGCGTTGACGTCGAATTTGCCCGATTCGTCCTGAACGTCGATGTTGATGCGCGTGTCGCCTTCCGTCCACGTGAGTTCGCGCTGGCCGGGTACGAAAGGCGCCGGCTTGGCCGGATCGCTGCTCACGGCCGTCAGCATCGGGATTGCCTTGTATACGGCGCCGCGGGCGAGGTAGTGCGCCTGCAGGCCTTCTTTGCGCGCGCGCAGTTCTTCACCGCCGCCGCGTACGGTGGTGGAGAGCGCGAAGGCGAGCGCCGTTAGCAGGAACACGCCCCACATTACGGCGATGAGCACCACGCCGCGCTGCCGGGTTTTGTGGGCGCGCCTCACTGCTGCCTCCCTGCCTGCGCCGGATCGCGAGTGAGTGTGACCGGAAGCGTCACGGTTTCGATCTGGCTGCCACGCGTCCACTCGATGCGCACGCCGCACGGCAGGCGATCGTGCTGCTCGGGGTCCCACTCGGCGATCCACTGCGCCGGCTGCTGCGGCGTTGCGGTCAGCAGGTAGGCAAGGCGGATGCGATCGGCGGGATCGCCCACCGGCTCGCTGGCCGGCTCAACCCATCCGCCGAAGCGCAGGCCGTAGTCGCGATACAGCTCGCGGACGATGGAGTCGTTGTCGGTGAGCGCAGATTCGCTGACGAACAGTTGGCGCTTGCCTTCGGGCGCTTCGGCCACGCGGTAGCGCGCGAGAAACGCGGGCCGCGAGCGG
The genomic region above belongs to Terriglobales bacterium and contains:
- a CDS encoding type II secretion system protein GspK, which produces MRRAHKTRQRGVVLIAVMWGVFLLTALAFALSTTVRGGGEELRARKEGLQAHYLARGAVYKAIPMLTAVSSDPAKPAPFVPGQRELTWTEGDTRINIDVQDESGKFDVNATPPEVLERLFMNLGLQFQQAHDLAAAIEDWRDADSDTRPGGAEDGYYSNLGEPYHPANADFRSVEELLLARGVTPELFYGGYAVSDQGEVTRRPGLVDCLTVHSHAAAVNINYAPYAVLMAIPAMDPATARLIIAGRERKPYAAVSDFVHDNPVLLSTDTMNYLSTSSSGRYSLIAAGVTPSGITSRVRAVVQVGGFQPATHRDQFGRLVNASGQPVSSEAPAVPFAILSWDDSYVR
- a CDS encoding prepilin-type N-terminal cleavage/methylation domain-containing protein; translated protein: MTRQRPRSAGFTLMEVVIAISMTSAIILILFMGLRLGANAWRRGEQRLADRARVVAGVELLARQVAAASPRVLQIKRDEKPISIVDFSGSSTELRFVSGESWQADRSRPAFLARYRVAEAPEGKRQLFVSESALTDNDSIVRELYRDYGLRFGGWVEPASEPVGDPADRIRLAYLLTATPQQPAQWIAEWDPEQHDRLPCGVRIEWTRGSQIETVTLPVTLTRDPAQAGRQQ